In the genome of Microplitis demolitor isolate Queensland-Clemson2020A chromosome 5, iyMicDemo2.1a, whole genome shotgun sequence, the window TAAAATCATCACAGTACTATATTATCGTAAATCAATTGAAGAATTTATAACTCGTTTTGAACGAGATCCATTCAAAGCAAAAGacaaagaagaagaaaagatttatataaaatttggcAAGTTTACAAAGTAAGTCATGAATACGTGattctatcaattttttaaatattttgaggtgaaaaatttattttctttcaatagAACGACGTCAATATTGTATGCGGGACTATTTACTTCAGTGGTATCGTGGTACTCAGTAGGTCGTATATTTCGAATGAGTCCTCCTGATACGATGCCTTATCAAGGATGGTTTCCTTATAACTATAcaatatacaaatattattGGCCAACGGCTATTTACCAACTTTACGCAATCTGCAGTGGTGCATGGGTCAATTTAGCTTATGACTCAATATTTTGTTCTATATTGTACTATTTATGTGCGCAGACACACATTCTTAAGCATCGATTTTCTGTACTAGTGgaaaatttacagaaaattaataacgGAAACAATGGTAGCGTAAATATCAGAGAAATTGAACGGAAAATGATTGGTGATTGGGTTGGTTATCATAACAACATTCTCAAGTACGATATTCCAAATATTTCTTAAGGAAGTCGGGTTGGAAGGGGGGAGGGGtatttaaagaaatactaAGGTTTCAAGGACGCAAATACGgtttatcctttttttttttgacgataTTCATAgttggtttttaaattcatactttaatgtattgaaaattttccaattcaTTATTCGAACCTCTAAtaccctatcaaaaaaatccatttggGAATCTAGACATCCATGATTTCCTACctaggttttttttataaatccttACACTCCTATATTAATTCTCGTAGATTCTTACATGAATCTATACTTTCCTAAATGGATTTCTATGAGCCCCCATGCAATCCCACATGGATTTCATTGATAGAGTATAGATACTGCcttaagttataataaattaattgcaataatttgtttattaatattttttcattttatagttTAGTAgaatttgtgaaattttcattCTCAACGGCAATATTTGTACAATACGCAGGGAGTTCTCTTCTACTTTGCAGTATTGCGTATACGTTATCACACACAGAAACTCGGTCAATAGATTTTgttagtagttttttttatctcacaGCTATGACgatccaaatattttttcagtgcaTTGCTGCTAATCAAGTGACAGTTgaggtaaaattatttgtttcaaaaCAAGTAActatactttaattaattataaaacaaaataaaatttgaatagacCAAAGGTTTTGATTAACTTGTAGATCTagcaaatttttgaattttaatccttctaaataattattttcagttcgCTGACATTACTAATGCACTTCACAACACAAACTGGTATAACTTGAGTAATAATGTACGAAAAGCGATGACAATCATACTCGCAAAACTTTTAAAAcccattttaataaatagtggATACTTCGTTATACTATCGCTAGAGTCATTTACAAAAGTAAGTTACTATAAATAGGTTTGTCGTCGACTGATCCCAACAATTTTACACCACGACCAGTGATCCCTACAAATTGATCCCACCCACATCTGATCCCATCAACATTCggttaaaaatgatgataataaaggCTTTGAAGACGATGATAATgaaagttatgaaaatttggatgaaattaataaattagaagaTCAGTTGTCGGTTGGACTAGTTATCAGTGGATTCTAGTCTGTGGGATCAATTTTCGGGGATCAGTTGTCATGGAACcttataaatacaatttattaaactttggtagtgaatttcattttttgatatcatttttattaacaggttattaaattatcgtaTACTATTTATAACGTACTTGAATAATGCCATTGTAATTTGCCAAAGTTGTGTTTAATAATCTAACTATTAAGATTATAAATGAGTTAAGTTTACTTGAAGAagctttgaataattatttataaatcagtaAAATCAGTTTATGGGATGATAAATCAAATGACTAATAATATTGTTGATTCTTGTAACttcacgatatttaaaaacgtgaaaatattcgaataatatattacacacctCACAAGTAAGCAGGATGTTCTAATTCACGTGTTTGACACTCCCTGCGGCTCGGGTTTAAGGCAATTTCACACGTGGATTGAAATGCCCTTCATTTtcgaagaaaataaaaacagtaaTAAGGTAATAACGCCTATaaataagaagaaaataaaaacagtaaTAAGGTAATAACGCCTATAAATTAagaaacatttattataataaaatgaacaagTTCAAGGATTTACCGGAGGGATGTCCGAATACACTTACAAATGGCAACCTTGATCGATAATTACGAAGATGGCCGCTAGAAGATTTAATTATCACCAATAAACAAATTTCATATGATACGACTCAGGATAACGAatctttattgtttttttaacaatgCGTATATTTAAGATTGCAAGAATGAATGTCATCGTCACAAAAACTACCTatgctaaaaaattaaaatagaaacgtcgatgaaattatttaaactattagATATAAAGAGgacatttgtttttatttacagagAGATATAAATTATCGTGGCATTGACAGATAGATTTGCTGCAGACTGAATTTTCAGAGGCGCAATCTACATCTTTGGAACAATTCGATCCTATAAATCTACGACAATAATTTGCtattaaagtataatttttaagacaAACGCATTTGTGGTCTGTAGAACAGTAA includes:
- the LOC106693571 gene encoding odorant receptor 94a-like — protein: MAILERNIFILTLVGVWKPEHWKGFKAALYYFYICLVTIVNHSFLLSGVLDFELRNIDVVVIIDNLSLLICVFTIRYKIITVLYYRKSIEEFITRFERDPFKAKDKEEEKIYIKFGKFTKTTSILYAGLFTSVVSWYSVGRIFRMSPPDTMPYQGWFPYNYTIYKYYWPTAIYQLYAICSGAWVNLAYDSIFCSILYYLCAQTHILKHRFSVLVENLQKINNGNNGSVNIREIERKMIGDWVGYHNNILNLVEFVKFSFSTAIFVQYAGSSLLLCSIAYTLSHTETRSIDFVSSFFYLTAMTIQIFFQCIAANQVTVEFADITNALHNTNWYNLSNNVRKAMTIILAKLLKPILINSGYFVILSLESFTKVIKLSYTIYNVLE